The Megasphaera stantonii genome includes a window with the following:
- a CDS encoding helix-turn-helix domain-containing protein encodes MVKSKINPILTLDYMVREPENKYFDRKSAKIKPSDLAPLISAFANAEGGTIVIGINDKILEIEGVLAAGADRLNDFINAAKDYCKPMPKNEYEYLDVVNGKGLQDKLLLIHIFPPQEQIIQTRKDETWLRIGDRTKEVEGLDLRNLEYSKTREDLKMNV; translated from the coding sequence ATGGTAAAATCTAAAATAAACCCTATATTGACACTGGATTATATGGTTCGTGAACCTGAAAATAAATATTTTGATCGAAAATCGGCTAAAATAAAACCGTCAGACTTAGCTCCGTTGATTTCTGCTTTTGCTAATGCGGAAGGTGGAACTATTGTCATTGGCATAAATGATAAGATATTGGAAATTGAAGGCGTTTTAGCGGCAGGGGCGGATCGTTTAAATGATTTTATTAACGCGGCTAAAGATTACTGTAAACCGATGCCTAAAAATGAATATGAATACTTGGACGTAGTGAATGGAAAGGGATTGCAAGATAAATTACTTCTTATCCATATTTTTCCTCCTCAAGAGCAAATTATTCAAACTCGCAAGGATGAAACTTGGTTACGCATTGGAGATCGGACAAAAGAAGTTGAAGGTTTGGATTTACGGAATTTGGAATACAGTAAAACACGCGAAGATTTGAAGATGAATGTATGA
- a CDS encoding DUF1156 domain-containing protein has protein sequence MEYEEKLIEGNFPCQQVGAETKRERDTGTAPPTHRLHVWWARRPLTPSRAAILGSILPASTDTEMFLKELGIRKYQLHLNGTTVDIPKAFIEENGSSLKWSRELERIFTNDNKIRGQLSEALDSLFSVNPEFRHVEAIEKLQERAQCIDISEIDKLQTFKAIEVAADPAWFNEVLNIFSASGIRLPNLYGYDRAYTNCAIKYYPNYTVLDPTAGGGSIPFEAMRLGCKVIANDLNPVATGIEYASLKYPVVLKADLISELKSYSEKMIMRVSEKMKEFFQVMREDSIHDLSYLYCREVTCPHCGERAPLLNSFALSKKKDGWMVLPKIEGLPGHKTVRWIPVRLQNGKGPHGENPEEGTVKNGVGRCIHCGQAIESEEIKRQARGESEYGTWADKLYCVVAVRIQPKKDKQGNIMRYASGAHKGEIRTEKVTFFREPTADDFAALKRAEQALKDNWSHWEDMDLIPTEKIPEGHKTVELLKVGVTHWCDMFTPRQLVGHVTAMETLHDMMPEIWNHEGTEKGNAIIHYLQYMIDKCIDYNSRQTRWITQRGSVSGTFSRHDFSLKWTFGELIYTGPNSGLAWGMNQVIDAYAGICKLLKGSQAKPATILHGSAANMAVQDRSVDIICVDPPYYNNVQYAELSDYFYVWEKRTFRAIYPEVFNRRLTNKRDEAVANPVRDGSAANANMAYEQRMSEIFAECRRVLKDNGILTMMFTHKTQAAWETLTRALIENGWIISSSFPVDSEFAAALNQKDLAAAASSIFLACRKRIMTEREPAVWNGFGGTGVRQEIRQAVAKSLQQFSVLHLNAVDEMVASYGSALKVLSENWPVIDGDDEVTPIQAMREASAVVAQYQMTHITNGQLTVNDLHSEAGITLTLLGIYGTEYFPYDDALSLSRSLNIRLETRSGGYSNEEAMIGINDERSGRRQSGDDEEGYYAPLVKKGSKLRLVLPEERNRRRLENPQQEWDIMQGMICKYREGDAPVARAYMQKYAAGKEAILLAMLKVWAENCGKEALRKEAQRMIFDLK, from the coding sequence ATGGAATATGAAGAAAAGTTGATTGAGGGAAATTTTCCTTGTCAACAAGTGGGAGCGGAAACAAAAAGAGAACGCGATACGGGAACGGCACCCCCGACTCATCGTCTTCATGTGTGGTGGGCTCGCAGACCGTTGACTCCAAGCCGCGCCGCTATTTTGGGAAGTATTTTACCTGCCAGCACTGATACGGAAATGTTTTTGAAAGAATTGGGAATTAGAAAATATCAATTACATCTTAACGGGACGACAGTAGATATACCAAAAGCATTTATTGAAGAAAATGGAAGTAGTCTTAAATGGTCTAGGGAGTTGGAACGAATTTTTACTAACGACAACAAAATTCGTGGACAATTAAGTGAAGCTTTAGATTCACTTTTTTCTGTTAATCCAGAATTTCGACACGTTGAAGCTATTGAAAAATTGCAAGAAAGAGCTCAATGTATTGATATTTCAGAAATAGATAAATTGCAAACATTTAAAGCAATAGAAGTGGCAGCTGATCCGGCTTGGTTCAATGAAGTACTTAATATTTTTAGTGCTAGTGGTATTCGTTTGCCGAACTTATATGGATATGATAGAGCTTATACGAATTGTGCAATAAAGTATTACCCTAACTATACTGTATTAGATCCGACGGCGGGGGGAGGTTCCATTCCCTTTGAGGCAATGCGATTAGGCTGTAAAGTTATTGCAAATGATTTAAATCCAGTGGCTACAGGTATTGAATATGCTAGTCTAAAATATCCGGTAGTTTTGAAAGCTGATTTAATTAGTGAACTGAAGTCATATAGTGAAAAAATGATTATGCGCGTTTCAGAAAAAATGAAGGAATTTTTTCAAGTAATGCGTGAAGATTCAATTCATGATTTGTCATACTTATATTGTCGCGAAGTAACGTGTCCTCATTGTGGGGAACGGGCACCATTATTAAATTCATTTGCTTTATCGAAGAAAAAAGATGGTTGGATGGTACTCCCCAAAATTGAAGGATTACCTGGTCATAAAACCGTTCGATGGATTCCAGTGCGTTTACAAAATGGAAAAGGCCCTCATGGAGAAAATCCTGAAGAGGGGACTGTAAAGAATGGTGTCGGGCGTTGTATTCATTGTGGACAAGCGATTGAAAGCGAAGAAATTAAACGTCAGGCTCGTGGTGAGTCTGAATACGGTACATGGGCAGATAAATTATACTGTGTTGTTGCTGTTAGAATACAACCTAAAAAAGATAAGCAAGGCAATATTATGCGTTACGCGTCAGGTGCGCATAAAGGCGAAATTCGCACGGAAAAAGTTACTTTTTTCCGTGAACCGACAGCTGATGATTTTGCAGCGCTGAAAAGAGCAGAGCAAGCCCTTAAAGATAACTGGAGTCATTGGGAAGACATGGATTTAATTCCTACTGAAAAGATACCGGAAGGTCATAAAACTGTTGAATTATTAAAAGTAGGGGTTACTCATTGGTGTGACATGTTTACGCCGCGGCAATTAGTAGGCCACGTAACTGCCATGGAAACCTTACATGATATGATGCCCGAGATTTGGAATCATGAAGGTACGGAAAAAGGAAACGCTATTATTCATTATTTGCAATATATGATTGATAAGTGCATAGATTATAATAGCAGACAGACTCGATGGATTACGCAACGAGGAAGTGTATCTGGAACTTTTAGTAGGCATGATTTTTCATTAAAATGGACGTTCGGTGAACTCATTTATACAGGACCTAATTCGGGATTAGCTTGGGGAATGAATCAAGTAATAGATGCCTATGCAGGTATTTGCAAATTGCTGAAGGGAAGTCAGGCAAAACCGGCTACCATATTGCATGGCTCTGCAGCTAATATGGCTGTACAAGATAGAAGTGTAGATATTATTTGTGTCGATCCGCCGTATTATAATAACGTGCAGTATGCTGAGTTATCCGATTATTTTTATGTTTGGGAGAAACGAACATTTAGGGCCATATATCCAGAAGTATTTAATCGACGGCTAACGAATAAGCGCGATGAAGCCGTTGCGAATCCGGTTCGCGATGGCTCGGCTGCCAATGCTAATATGGCTTATGAACAACGAATGAGTGAGATATTCGCTGAATGTCGGCGAGTATTAAAAGATAATGGCATATTAACAATGATGTTTACTCACAAAACACAAGCCGCTTGGGAAACGTTGACGCGGGCGTTAATTGAAAATGGATGGATTATTTCTTCTTCTTTTCCTGTAGATTCTGAATTTGCAGCAGCTTTAAACCAAAAAGATTTAGCGGCAGCTGCTAGTTCTATATTTTTAGCTTGCCGAAAACGGATTATGACGGAACGTGAACCGGCAGTTTGGAATGGCTTTGGCGGGACAGGAGTGCGGCAAGAAATTCGGCAAGCTGTAGCAAAAAGTTTGCAGCAATTTTCTGTATTGCATTTAAATGCTGTTGATGAGATGGTGGCTAGTTATGGCAGTGCTTTAAAAGTATTGTCAGAAAATTGGCCGGTTATCGACGGAGATGATGAAGTTACTCCAATACAAGCCATGCGTGAAGCTAGTGCTGTCGTAGCTCAATATCAAATGACGCATATAACAAATGGTCAATTAACGGTCAATGATTTACATTCAGAAGCTGGAATTACGTTGACTTTATTAGGCATTTATGGTACAGAATATTTCCCATATGATGACGCGTTGAGTTTATCTCGCTCCTTGAATATACGGCTAGAAACTCGAAGTGGCGGATATAGCAATGAAGAGGCTATGATCGGCATTAATGATGAACGCAGTGGCAGAAGACAAAGTGGCGATGATGAAGAAGGGTATTATGCACCATTAGTCAAAAAGGGAAGTAAATTGCGACTTGTATTGCCAGAAGAACGAAATCGGCGGCGGTTGGAAAATCCGCAGCAAGAATGGGATATTATGCAGGGAATGATATGCAAATATAGAGAAGGAGATGCGCCTGTTGCACGGGCATACATGCAAAAATATGCTGCTGGTAAAGAGGCAATTCTCTTAGCGATGTTGAAAGTATGGGCCGAAAATTGTGGCAAAGAAGCGTTGCGCAAAGAGGCACAGCGAATGATATTTGATTTGAAATAA
- a CDS encoding RNA 2'-phosphotransferase, translating into MKRNTSKFIALILRHKPEVIGISLDDHGWAEVDALVAGIAKRQPFTREMLEDIVRTDSKGRYSFNEDKTLIRANQGHSVSVDVELEQKRPPSVLWHGTGEKYAAAIDGQGLISKSRLYVHLSANYETAVTVGRRHGRPVVYQIDTNAMAADGYIFYLSVNGVWLTKAVPAKYIKRVPDGKKTK; encoded by the coding sequence ATGAAACGTAATACAAGTAAATTCATCGCTTTAATTTTACGGCACAAGCCGGAAGTCATCGGTATTTCTCTGGACGATCATGGATGGGCTGAGGTCGATGCATTGGTTGCCGGTATTGCGAAGCGGCAGCCTTTTACGAGGGAAATGCTGGAAGACATCGTGCGGACTGATAGTAAAGGGAGATATTCTTTTAATGAAGACAAGACGTTGATTCGGGCCAATCAGGGCCATTCTGTTTCCGTCGACGTGGAATTGGAGCAGAAGCGGCCGCCCAGCGTATTATGGCATGGGACCGGCGAGAAATATGCGGCGGCTATCGACGGGCAGGGGTTGATTTCCAAGTCGCGTCTGTACGTGCATTTATCGGCTAATTATGAAACGGCTGTCACCGTAGGCCGCAGGCATGGTCGGCCTGTTGTATATCAAATCGATACGAACGCCATGGCGGCGGACGGCTATATATTTTACCTGTCCGTCAACGGCGTATGGCTGACGAAGGCTGTTCCTGCAAAATACATAAAGCGCGTGCCGGATGGTAAAAAAACTAAATGA
- a CDS encoding ATP-binding protein yields MMDATVNDLDQGLLTQYKHILNAEHLPMEQVLKARGLMKTVEGQDKLTNAAVLLFAENIMQFYPNCRVRFVRYEGNTAKAGTQINIVKDKSMDHCILKLVDIAKEYIATQLQEFTALDTKTGTFKIVPEYPEFAWLEGIVNAIVHREYALAGDYILVSMYDDRLEIKSPGRLPNIVTVENIRHTRYALNPKISRVLTEFGYVRELNEGVKRIYSDMEAFFLDDPKYSEPGQQAVKLTLKNNIVMRKIRQKEQAIGNIGNDIWEQLDDLEREILVYMGSRRAVSRKELEEQTKKKPWNDSKKAEAFKRFGDH; encoded by the coding sequence ATGATGGATGCTACTGTCAATGACTTGGATCAAGGGCTTTTGACACAATATAAGCATATTCTAAATGCTGAGCATTTGCCGATGGAACAAGTATTAAAAGCTCGCGGCTTGATGAAAACAGTTGAAGGACAAGATAAACTGACGAATGCAGCCGTTTTGTTATTTGCGGAAAATATCATGCAGTTTTATCCTAATTGTCGTGTTCGGTTTGTACGCTATGAAGGGAATACGGCTAAAGCAGGGACGCAAATTAACATCGTGAAAGATAAAAGTATGGATCACTGTATTTTGAAGTTGGTTGATATTGCGAAGGAATATATTGCGACGCAGCTACAGGAATTTACAGCCCTTGATACGAAAACAGGAACCTTTAAAATCGTACCTGAATATCCTGAATTTGCCTGGCTTGAAGGCATTGTCAATGCTATCGTTCATCGCGAATATGCCTTAGCTGGCGATTATATTTTAGTATCTATGTATGATGACCGCTTGGAAATCAAGAGTCCGGGAAGGTTGCCAAATATCGTTACAGTAGAAAATATTAGGCATACAAGATATGCTCTAAATCCTAAAATATCACGAGTTTTAACGGAATTTGGCTATGTTCGGGAGCTGAATGAAGGTGTCAAACGTATTTATAGCGATATGGAAGCGTTTTTCTTAGATGACCCGAAATATTCAGAACCGGGACAGCAGGCAGTCAAGCTGACACTAAAAAATAATATTGTAATGCGGAAAATTCGGCAAAAAGAGCAGGCCATAGGAAATATAGGTAATGATATATGGGAACAGTTAGATGATTTAGAGCGAGAAATATTAGTTTATATGGGAAGCAGAAGAGCAGTTAGCCGGAAGGAGCTAGAAGAGCAGACAAAAAAAAAGCCGTGGAACGATTCTAAAAAGGCTGAAGCATTTAAGCGATTTGGGGATCATTAA
- a CDS encoding helicase-related protein, producing the protein METFKNYQWELTYSTSQIRGGKPVDILHDFYIPALQRAVQYDRMAGYFRSTSLAAASEGYTAFLQHGGKMRLIVGADMAVEDVQAILAGSHERMTVWLLAQLEHVEQWPEEVVNGVSLLARMVAEERLEVRVAFRKNSKTGEAISVDSTEDGYVHEKWFIMKDAEGNRLRGSGSLNESRTALVLNAENIDVNCDWEGNRERQRVDMSADEFELLWHNRNPHMVVIPLPQAVKKRLVKLRTLRSKPTEIDGTVLSVSQDRFQDAIPEPTVEELLRFAVLHNAPKMPGGIYIGMYSAPVKPWPHQEMVSRRLIESWPYSYLLCDEVGLGKTIEAALAIRSLVLSGRVKNVLIAAPASLTEQWQRELSEKAMLRFARSLSKPTGGIMHQYLQPEEEILDDTLYSPQLNIVSTGLLSRKERQEMLERANGWDITLIDEAHYARRSNPQKGYTEEPKYGHLYTCIDSLLHKKTKSLWMATATPMQIDTIEVYDLLKLTGRVGPFQYDPYLTETYFELLGKLIQKKFDTSNLTNEEWRILGRSFDELKSSDPYLMNILEKTVIDSRNKRPLESLAYNGLRLSSDRNFLVKPFFSASPLSRVMMRHTRKLLEEYKKHGQLTSNLARRRILPLASIEFSLKEQEFYDALEKYCAGLSQQIRKNNSKSGQMMIFLLNFLQLRFASSLYAIQKTLERRLKRVRDSLQVEGKTFISQDELDDYLADIETDEDTSENDFADITIDMLLKDRSKADLEWEKGCLCNMLTQLQSISETPSKIERLLQILEGRRIVGSHNRMLQTVIFTRFFDSLSSIKQYLDTRAPGLHVGVFSGMETCYFDEDKNAYVRVTREAIKHLFLKGYIDVLLCTDAAAEGLNLQTADLLINFDLGWNPMKIEQRIGRIDRIGQTHDVVKVLNMCYLGSTEEIVYGRLTERLHEANSVVGTQQISMLPIEPNEFRQLQNHSLTLEELTKRAKKRLKEKQEATAKMELSATQQYEIYEKEHQFMMQKHFPATLSDLWDALIKSCYLKSLGAHVEDEEKYEFYIPATDQWCEVRGTMQRDHMSSELPFLTWGNSTIDKLLCFMTKKLQNYIRYVQKIVIPIDTWSIVGYVVSTTNGARLITSYGELADITVADEPLSEEDIKKATEELQKIAEDETRLYQRYERIQQTNKELAVLQRELVRNVAIGILQKKRKEHVENFQDAIKELEENYRKPYIIDLPDTFNYKEGQSLFQINTQNKKSNIVATPVLTSSAIWLCHRISAALQKHIKKKDQTCENIISRLERLGKE; encoded by the coding sequence GTGGAAACTTTTAAAAACTATCAGTGGGAACTTACCTATAGTACGAGTCAAATAAGAGGTGGAAAGCCTGTTGATATCCTTCATGATTTTTATATTCCTGCGTTGCAGCGGGCAGTACAATATGACCGTATGGCAGGATACTTTCGTTCTACGTCACTAGCCGCAGCATCTGAAGGGTACACGGCCTTTTTACAGCATGGCGGGAAAATGAGGTTAATAGTGGGAGCAGATATGGCTGTTGAAGATGTACAGGCCATTTTAGCAGGAAGTCATGAACGAATGACTGTTTGGCTATTAGCTCAATTGGAACATGTTGAACAATGGCCGGAAGAGGTAGTAAATGGCGTTTCTCTGTTAGCACGAATGGTAGCGGAAGAGCGACTAGAAGTACGAGTTGCATTTCGTAAAAACAGTAAAACCGGAGAAGCTATTTCTGTTGATTCTACAGAAGATGGATATGTACATGAAAAATGGTTTATTATGAAGGATGCAGAAGGGAATCGGCTTCGCGGTTCTGGCTCGTTGAATGAATCTAGGACGGCACTGGTGCTAAATGCGGAAAATATCGACGTTAATTGTGACTGGGAAGGAAATAGGGAACGGCAGCGCGTTGATATGTCTGCCGATGAGTTCGAGTTGCTATGGCATAATCGTAATCCCCATATGGTTGTTATACCTCTTCCACAAGCTGTTAAAAAACGATTGGTAAAATTACGCACGTTACGGAGTAAACCAACAGAAATTGATGGGACTGTCCTTTCTGTATCGCAAGATCGTTTTCAAGATGCCATTCCAGAACCTACCGTAGAAGAACTCCTTCGTTTTGCTGTATTACATAACGCTCCCAAAATGCCGGGAGGAATCTATATTGGCATGTATTCAGCACCGGTCAAACCGTGGCCTCATCAGGAAATGGTAAGCCGGCGTTTAATAGAAAGCTGGCCGTATTCGTATTTACTGTGTGATGAAGTTGGGTTAGGAAAAACAATTGAAGCGGCTTTAGCAATCCGAAGTCTAGTATTATCTGGTAGAGTAAAAAATGTATTAATTGCTGCTCCAGCCAGTTTAACAGAACAATGGCAACGTGAACTTTCTGAAAAAGCCATGTTGCGTTTTGCCCGTAGCTTATCTAAACCCACTGGTGGTATTATGCATCAGTATTTGCAGCCTGAAGAAGAGATACTAGATGATACTTTGTATAGTCCCCAGTTGAATATTGTATCTACTGGATTGCTCAGTAGAAAAGAACGGCAGGAAATGCTTGAGAGAGCGAATGGATGGGACATTACGTTGATTGATGAGGCTCATTATGCACGTCGTTCCAATCCTCAAAAAGGATATACTGAAGAACCTAAATATGGTCATTTATATACATGTATTGATAGTCTCCTCCATAAAAAAACGAAAAGTCTCTGGATGGCAACGGCGACGCCAATGCAAATTGATACTATCGAAGTATATGATTTATTGAAACTTACTGGCCGTGTCGGTCCCTTTCAATATGATCCATATTTAACAGAAACGTATTTTGAGCTTTTAGGGAAACTAATACAGAAGAAATTTGATACATCGAATTTAACTAATGAAGAATGGCGTATATTAGGGCGAAGTTTTGATGAACTGAAAAGTAGCGATCCTTATTTAATGAACATATTAGAAAAAACAGTTATCGATTCACGTAATAAGCGTCCTTTAGAAAGTTTGGCATATAATGGCCTACGTTTATCAAGCGACAGAAACTTTTTAGTAAAGCCATTTTTTTCTGCTTCACCATTATCCCGTGTCATGATGCGTCATACTAGAAAGTTATTAGAAGAATACAAAAAACATGGTCAGTTGACTAGTAATTTAGCAAGGCGACGTATATTACCGTTGGCAAGCATTGAATTTTCCCTTAAAGAACAGGAATTTTACGATGCTTTAGAAAAGTATTGTGCCGGATTGTCGCAACAAATACGTAAAAATAATTCCAAATCAGGACAAATGATGATATTTTTATTAAATTTCTTGCAGTTACGCTTTGCATCGAGTTTATATGCGATTCAAAAAACACTGGAAAGACGGCTAAAGCGTGTAAGAGATTCGTTGCAAGTTGAAGGAAAAACATTTATCTCGCAAGATGAATTGGATGATTATTTAGCAGATATAGAAACGGATGAAGATACAAGTGAAAATGACTTTGCGGATATTACTATCGACATGTTATTAAAAGATCGTTCTAAAGCAGATTTAGAATGGGAAAAAGGATGCTTATGTAATATGTTGACACAGCTACAGTCTATATCTGAAACGCCTTCAAAAATAGAGCGGTTATTGCAAATTTTAGAAGGTCGGCGTATTGTTGGTTCCCATAATCGCATGTTGCAGACTGTAATTTTCACAAGGTTTTTTGATAGTCTTTCCAGCATAAAACAATATTTGGATACTCGTGCTCCTGGTCTTCATGTAGGTGTCTTTTCAGGTATGGAAACATGTTATTTTGATGAAGATAAAAATGCCTATGTAAGAGTAACTCGAGAAGCCATTAAGCATTTATTCTTGAAGGGATACATTGATGTATTATTGTGTACAGATGCTGCGGCTGAAGGATTAAATTTGCAAACAGCAGATTTATTGATTAATTTTGATTTAGGCTGGAATCCCATGAAAATTGAGCAACGGATTGGCCGAATTGATCGTATTGGACAAACACATGATGTAGTAAAAGTGTTAAATATGTGCTACTTGGGAAGTACGGAAGAAATTGTTTATGGCCGGCTAACTGAAAGATTACATGAAGCCAATAGTGTTGTTGGAACACAACAAATATCAATGCTACCAATTGAACCTAATGAATTCAGGCAATTGCAAAATCATTCGCTTACGTTGGAAGAATTGACAAAGCGAGCTAAAAAACGTCTTAAAGAAAAGCAAGAAGCAACTGCTAAGATGGAACTTTCTGCGACACAGCAATATGAAATTTATGAAAAAGAACATCAATTTATGATGCAGAAGCATTTTCCTGCTACACTATCTGATTTATGGGATGCACTTATAAAATCGTGTTATTTAAAAAGTTTAGGTGCCCATGTAGAAGATGAAGAGAAGTATGAGTTTTATATTCCTGCTACAGATCAATGGTGTGAAGTACGAGGTACTATGCAACGAGATCATATGAGTTCTGAATTGCCCTTTCTTACTTGGGGAAATTCGACGATAGATAAACTCTTATGTTTTATGACGAAAAAGCTTCAAAACTATATTAGATATGTGCAAAAAATTGTAATTCCTATTGACACTTGGAGTATAGTAGGATATGTTGTTTCTACGACAAATGGGGCAAGGTTAATCACTTCATATGGTGAGCTTGCTGACATAACAGTAGCTGATGAGCCATTGAGTGAGGAAGATATAAAAAAGGCAACAGAAGAGCTGCAAAAGATAGCTGAAGATGAAACTCGGCTATATCAAAGGTATGAACGCATACAACAGACGAATAAAGAGCTAGCCGTATTGCAAAGAGAATTAGTCAGAAATGTGGCAATAGGAATTCTTCAAAAAAAGAGAAAAGAACATGTAGAGAATTTCCAAGATGCGATAAAAGAATTAGAGGAAAATTATCGTAAGCCATATATTATAGATTTGCCAGATACATTTAACTATAAAGAAGGACAATCCTTATTTCAAATTAACACGCAAAATAAAAAATCTAATATTGTAGCTACGCCGGTGCTAACGAGTTCAGCGATTTGGTTATGCCATCGTATTTCAGCAGCTTTACAGAAACATATCAAAAAAAAGGATCAGACATGTGAAAATATTATTTCGCGATTAGAGAGGTTAGGAAAGGAATAA
- a CDS encoding IS256 family transposase, with protein MSEKIVQLNEEVIKGQLKDLVRGSVEETLNELLEAEAEKLTQAARYERNEKRQGYRSGHYRRSLTTTSGDVTLKVPKLKGISFETAIIERYRRRESSVEEALIEMYLAGVSVRRVEDITEALWGSKVSPSTISELNKKAYVHIEDWRNRPLQGGHYPYVYVDGIYLRRNWGGEFENVAILVAIAVNEDGYREVLGAAEGMKEDKASWVSFFQWLRGRGLDGVKLVVGDKCLGMLEAVGEVFPEAKYQRCTVHFYRNIFSVTPRSKVKLVAKMLKAIHAQESKKAAREKARAVVEELRSMKLKEAAKKVEDGIEETLTYCDFPCEHWTRIRTNNVMERLNREIRRRTRVVGSFPDGNSALMLVCARLRHVAGTQWGNKKYMNMKHLQAALEDTSIAG; from the coding sequence ATGTCTGAAAAGATTGTACAGCTTAACGAGGAAGTAATCAAGGGACAGCTCAAGGATCTTGTGCGTGGCAGCGTAGAAGAAACACTCAACGAACTGCTGGAGGCCGAGGCGGAGAAACTGACTCAGGCGGCCCGATACGAGCGCAATGAGAAGCGTCAGGGCTATCGCAGCGGCCACTACAGGCGCAGCCTCACTACCACTTCCGGGGACGTTACCCTCAAGGTACCCAAGCTCAAAGGGATCTCCTTTGAGACCGCCATTATTGAACGGTATCGCCGCCGTGAAAGCAGCGTAGAAGAAGCCCTCATCGAGATGTATCTGGCCGGTGTATCCGTCCGGCGTGTGGAAGACATTACAGAGGCGCTGTGGGGCAGCAAAGTGTCGCCCTCAACCATCAGTGAACTGAATAAGAAGGCATATGTCCACATTGAGGATTGGCGTAACCGCCCCTTACAGGGAGGGCATTACCCGTATGTCTATGTGGACGGCATCTACTTGCGTCGCAACTGGGGCGGAGAGTTTGAGAATGTGGCCATTCTGGTAGCGATTGCGGTAAATGAAGATGGATACCGTGAGGTTCTTGGGGCTGCCGAGGGCATGAAGGAGGACAAGGCTAGCTGGGTCAGCTTCTTTCAATGGCTGCGAGGCCGGGGCCTGGATGGAGTTAAACTGGTAGTTGGCGACAAGTGCCTGGGTATGCTGGAAGCTGTAGGAGAAGTGTTTCCAGAGGCCAAGTACCAGCGGTGTACTGTACACTTTTACCGCAATATCTTCTCTGTAACGCCTCGTTCCAAGGTGAAGCTGGTGGCCAAAATGCTCAAAGCGATCCATGCGCAGGAGAGCAAGAAAGCTGCCCGTGAGAAAGCCCGGGCCGTGGTAGAAGAACTGCGTTCCATGAAACTGAAAGAGGCTGCCAAGAAGGTGGAGGATGGCATTGAGGAAACGCTGACTTACTGCGATTTTCCCTGTGAACATTGGACCCGTATCCGTACTAATAACGTCATGGAACGGCTTAACCGGGAGATCCGCCGCCGTACCCGTGTGGTGGGCAGCTTCCCGGACGGCAACTCCGCCCTCATGCTGGTCTGTGCCCGGCTGCGCCATGTGGCCGGTACCCAGTGGGGCAACAAGAAGTACATGAACATGAAGCACCTACAGGCGGCTCTGGAGGATACCTCCATTGCTGGGTGA
- a CDS encoding Fic family protein, with product MEYMSVKETAARWGISERSVRNYCAAGRVRGAFLTGKTWNIPISAEKPKRKKRADSYPKSLLQILRREKESQMPGGIYHKLQIDMTYNSNHIEGSRMTHEQTRYIFETKTIGPAGQAIRVDDIVETVNHFRCIDMVIDHASLGLSERFIKVLHRTLKTGTTDASKDWFAVGEYKKFPNEVGGNPTAAPQEVEGEIKKLLHTYGASKAKDLDDILEFHVRFERIHPFQDGNGRVGRLLMLSECLRNHIVPFIITEELKLFYYRGLQEWDHEKGFLRDTCLTAQDYFKKVMEYFKIPYRSENQHSLRVF from the coding sequence ATGGAATATATGTCGGTAAAAGAAACGGCAGCACGCTGGGGAATATCAGAGCGGTCTGTTCGAAATTACTGCGCTGCCGGCCGCGTGAGGGGCGCTTTTTTGACGGGGAAAACTTGGAATATTCCCATATCGGCAGAAAAACCGAAACGGAAGAAGCGTGCAGATAGTTATCCGAAATCGCTGCTGCAAATATTGCGGCGTGAGAAGGAAAGCCAGATGCCGGGCGGCATATATCATAAGCTGCAAATTGATATGACCTATAATTCGAACCACATAGAAGGCAGCCGGATGACTCATGAACAGACGAGATATATTTTTGAAACGAAAACTATTGGCCCTGCCGGACAGGCCATACGCGTAGATGACATCGTTGAAACGGTTAACCACTTCCGCTGTATAGATATGGTTATAGACCATGCCTCATTAGGTTTATCCGAGCGGTTTATTAAAGTCTTGCACAGGACGCTGAAGACGGGAACGACTGATGCCAGCAAAGACTGGTTTGCCGTAGGGGAATACAAAAAATTTCCTAATGAAGTCGGCGGAAATCCTACGGCAGCGCCTCAGGAGGTGGAGGGCGAGATTAAGAAGTTGCTGCATACGTATGGCGCGTCAAAAGCCAAAGATTTAGACGATATACTGGAATTTCACGTCCGTTTTGAACGCATCCACCCATTTCAAGACGGCAACGGGCGAGTTGGCCGCCTGCTGATGTTAAGCGAATGCTTGAGGAATCATATTGTGCCGTTTATTATTACAGAAGAATTAAAGTTGTTTTATTATCGAGGGCTGCAGGAATGGGATCATGAGAAAGGCTTTTTGCGGGATACGTGTCTGACGGCGCAGGATTATTTCAAAAAGGTAATGGAATATTTTAAAATACCCTATAGATCTGAGAATCAGCATAGCTTACGAGTATTTTGA